The Aurantiacibacter gangjinensis genome includes a region encoding these proteins:
- a CDS encoding acyltransferase family protein: MIASTHQADQVRSIHYMRGVAALMVVGVHIFGFGVVPMAEEAQPAWLRHGVAIFFVISGFVMVESTRHGTHAPGNFLKRRFIRVMPFWWIMLTAWVLIGAPFDAGWLMASYALLPSLDPSTGTVRLPVLGLGWTLYFEMAFYALFAAALLLPRTLTIWGVVAILCVAPWFKPLATDWPLVAFYLDAHFFEFAAGMVIAHCRLQLPGWTMAAGFAALAVLDGTAVPHWLSITIPAAVIIAAGRGLDDRLQHWTFPKLLGDASYAIYLSHMIVIHLVVSHITTLGMPWLSALCAMLGAIGFGVLVHKRVERPLLQVLSHRRARQAGGSRWLPGGAA; this comes from the coding sequence ATGATCGCTTCTACGCATCAAGCCGACCAAGTGCGTTCCATCCATTACATGCGCGGTGTTGCCGCGCTGATGGTGGTTGGCGTGCACATCTTCGGCTTTGGTGTGGTGCCGATGGCCGAAGAGGCGCAGCCAGCCTGGCTGCGGCACGGGGTGGCGATCTTCTTTGTCATTTCCGGCTTCGTGATGGTGGAATCCACCCGGCACGGCACCCACGCTCCGGGAAACTTCCTCAAACGCCGTTTCATTCGCGTCATGCCGTTCTGGTGGATCATGCTCACGGCGTGGGTGCTCATCGGTGCGCCATTTGACGCGGGCTGGCTGATGGCCTCCTACGCCCTTCTCCCCTCGCTCGATCCATCGACCGGTACTGTCCGGCTGCCCGTGCTGGGGCTGGGCTGGACGTTGTATTTCGAGATGGCCTTCTATGCTCTGTTCGCAGCGGCCCTCCTGCTTCCGCGCACGCTCACGATCTGGGGCGTGGTCGCCATCCTATGCGTTGCACCGTGGTTCAAACCCCTGGCGACCGACTGGCCACTGGTCGCCTTCTACCTCGACGCACACTTTTTCGAATTTGCCGCCGGCATGGTGATCGCGCATTGCCGCCTGCAGCTTCCCGGCTGGACCATGGCGGCAGGCTTTGCCGCCCTTGCCGTGCTCGACGGTACGGCCGTTCCGCACTGGTTGTCGATCACCATACCTGCCGCGGTGATTATCGCTGCGGGGCGCGGGCTGGACGATCGCCTGCAACACTGGACATTCCCCAAATTGCTGGGCGATGCGTCATATGCGATTTATCTATCGCACATGATCGTGATTCACCTGGTGGTGAGCCATATCACAACGCTGGGCATGCCATGGCTTTCCGCGCTATGCGCGATGCTGGGGGCGATCGGGTTCGGGGTGCTGGTGCACAAACGGGTGGAACGCCCCTTGCTGCAAGTGCTGTCGCATCGCAGGGCGCGACAGGCGGGCGGCTCGCGCTGGTTGCCTGGGGGCGCTGCCTGA
- the nadB gene encoding L-aspartate oxidase, protein MKENTTGYDVLIIGSGAAGLTAALSLATELKVCVLAKGHLHSGSTAWAQGGIAAVLDAGDTFEDHVRDTMVAGAGLNDRETVEFVIERAPAAIDRLCDLGVPFNRASGDLHLTREGGHSHRRIVHVDDATGWAVQAALLKAAEENPNITMLADRTCIDLITGRHEEKYSGSGRVWGAYALDTATGKVEAYTAKATIMAAGGAGRVYQFSTAPRGATGDGIAMAWRAGARVSNMEMMQFHPTCLYNLEVKNFLITEAVRGEGGRLFHPETGHRFMQDYDAERMELAPRDVVARAIDDQIKRYGLDYVHLDISHMPADFVREHFPTIHEKLLGLGIDMTAGPIPVVPAQHYTCGGIVIDLDGRTDLPGLYAAGECTESGLHGANRLASNSLLECFVFGEAAAKDILDHWDGFTPPPAIREWDESRVTHSDEEVIIKQNWTEIRRFMWNYVGIVRTTKRLERAGNRINLLGEEIDDYYGNFRVTTDLIELRNLHQCAQLIVKSALRRHESRGLHFTLDYPGLEDEPRDTVLTPH, encoded by the coding sequence ATGAAAGAGAATACCACCGGCTACGATGTCCTGATTATCGGATCGGGCGCGGCAGGGCTGACCGCCGCGCTCTCGCTCGCAACCGAGCTGAAAGTCTGCGTGCTGGCCAAAGGGCATTTGCATTCCGGCTCTACCGCGTGGGCGCAGGGCGGGATTGCCGCCGTGCTGGATGCGGGCGACACTTTCGAGGATCATGTGCGCGATACCATGGTCGCAGGTGCCGGCCTGAACGACCGCGAGACGGTGGAGTTCGTCATCGAGCGCGCGCCTGCGGCGATCGACCGGCTCTGCGACCTTGGCGTGCCGTTCAACCGTGCAAGCGGCGACCTGCACCTCACCCGCGAAGGCGGCCATTCGCATCGCCGCATCGTGCATGTGGACGATGCGACGGGCTGGGCGGTGCAGGCCGCGCTGCTGAAAGCGGCTGAGGAAAACCCCAACATCACCATGCTGGCGGACCGGACCTGCATCGATCTCATTACCGGTCGGCATGAGGAAAAATATTCGGGTAGCGGACGCGTGTGGGGCGCCTATGCGCTCGATACCGCGACCGGCAAGGTCGAGGCGTATACGGCTAAGGCGACCATCATGGCGGCAGGCGGGGCGGGCCGCGTCTATCAGTTCAGCACCGCCCCGCGCGGCGCGACGGGAGACGGCATCGCCATGGCATGGCGGGCAGGCGCGCGCGTCTCCAACATGGAGATGATGCAGTTCCACCCCACCTGCCTCTACAATCTGGAGGTGAAGAACTTCCTCATTACCGAAGCCGTGCGCGGCGAGGGCGGCAGGCTGTTCCATCCCGAAACCGGCCACCGCTTCATGCAGGATTACGATGCTGAGCGGATGGAGCTGGCCCCCCGTGACGTGGTGGCGCGCGCCATCGACGACCAGATCAAGCGCTACGGTCTCGATTACGTCCATCTCGATATCAGCCACATGCCCGCCGATTTCGTGCGGGAGCATTTCCCGACCATTCACGAAAAGCTGCTGGGCCTTGGCATCGACATGACGGCGGGGCCGATCCCGGTCGTGCCCGCGCAGCATTATACGTGCGGCGGCATCGTGATCGACCTCGATGGCCGCACGGACCTGCCGGGCCTTTATGCCGCAGGCGAATGCACCGAAAGCGGCCTGCATGGGGCCAACCGCCTTGCCTCCAACTCCCTGCTGGAATGCTTCGTGTTCGGCGAAGCGGCGGCCAAGGACATCCTCGATCATTGGGACGGGTTCACCCCGCCGCCTGCCATTCGTGAATGGGATGAAAGCCGCGTCACCCATTCCGACGAGGAAGTCATTATCAAGCAGAACTGGACCGAAATCCGCCGCTTCATGTGGAACTATGTCGGCATCGTGCGCACCACCAAGCGCCTGGAACGCGCGGGCAATCGTATCAATCTGCTGGGCGAGGAGATCGACGACTATTACGGCAATTTCCGCGTGACGACCGACCTGATCGAACTGCGCAACCTGCATCAATGCGCGCAGCTGATCGTTAAAAGCGCACTACGCCGTCACGAAAGCCGCGGCTTGCACTTCACGCTCGATTATCCCGGGCTGGAAGACGAGCCGCGCGATACGGTGCTGACACCGCATTAA
- a CDS encoding ABC transporter ATP-binding protein encodes MADAAIEIRDLRKEYAGSAKAPPKLALKGVSFDVPQGSVFGLLGPNGAGKSTLINIMAGLVNKTGGTVRIWGRDIDEDHRNAKLNIGIVPQEIVFDPFFTPYEVLENQSGFYGIAKALRRSEELLRAVRLEDKRDAYARTLSGGMKRRLLIAKAMVHSPPILVLDEPTAGVDVELRKQLWELVGELNAEGVTVVLTTHYLEEAEELCEQIAIINHGELIANKPTRELVGMMGEKIIALTVDSDVGALPADPRFRKCQSVGERVIEITYDKSEMTAGQVLAQVQAQGFTIEDVSTREADLEDVFVQLTGEADLAAASS; translated from the coding sequence ATGGCCGACGCAGCGATAGAAATCCGCGATCTTCGCAAGGAATATGCGGGCAGCGCGAAGGCGCCGCCCAAGCTGGCGCTGAAAGGTGTGAGTTTCGACGTGCCGCAAGGCAGCGTGTTCGGCCTGCTCGGCCCCAATGGCGCGGGCAAGTCGACGCTGATCAACATCATGGCGGGCCTGGTGAACAAGACCGGCGGAACCGTGCGCATCTGGGGTCGTGACATCGATGAAGACCATCGCAACGCCAAGCTGAATATCGGCATAGTGCCGCAGGAAATCGTCTTCGATCCCTTCTTCACGCCCTATGAAGTGCTGGAAAACCAGAGCGGGTTCTACGGCATCGCCAAGGCGCTGCGTCGGTCTGAAGAACTGCTGCGCGCCGTCCGGCTGGAAGACAAGCGCGATGCCTATGCCCGCACGCTGTCGGGCGGGATGAAGCGCCGTCTGCTGATCGCAAAAGCCATGGTGCATTCGCCGCCGATCCTGGTGCTTGACGAGCCCACGGCGGGCGTCGATGTCGAATTGCGCAAGCAGCTGTGGGAGCTGGTGGGTGAGCTGAATGCCGAGGGCGTGACCGTGGTGCTGACCACGCATTATCTCGAAGAAGCCGAAGAACTGTGTGAGCAGATCGCCATCATCAATCATGGTGAGTTGATCGCCAACAAGCCCACGCGCGAACTCGTCGGCATGATGGGCGAGAAGATCATCGCGCTGACGGTGGATAGCGATGTCGGCGCGCTGCCCGCCGATCCCCGCTTCCGCAAATGCCAGAGTGTGGGCGAGCGCGTGATCGAGATCACCTATGACAAGAGCGAGATGACAGCCGGGCAAGTCCTCGCCCAGGTGCAGGCGCAGGGCTTCACCATCGAGGATGTGTCGACGCGCGAAGCCGATCTGGAGGATGTCTTCGTCCAGCTGACCGGCGAAGCCGATCTCGCCGCGGCATCGAGCTGA
- a CDS encoding zinc-finger domain-containing protein, with protein sequence MDHAPETTIVDTARVWCDGAGDIRGGENYKPASLGHPRVWMQIDESGFVDCGYCDRRFILEGGAADDGSVPDARVANGKPLPHGKGPQEQDVAGPAG encoded by the coding sequence ATGGACCACGCACCCGAGACCACTATCGTCGATACTGCGCGCGTCTGGTGCGATGGCGCCGGAGACATTCGCGGCGGCGAGAATTACAAGCCAGCCAGCCTCGGACATCCGCGCGTATGGATGCAGATCGACGAAAGCGGCTTTGTCGATTGCGGCTATTGCGACCGCCGCTTCATCTTGGAAGGCGGCGCGGCCGATGACGGCAGCGTGCCCGATGCACGCGTAGCCAATGGCAAGCCGCTGCCCCATGGGAAGGGCCCGCAAGAACAGGATGTTGCCGGCCCGGCAGGCTAG
- a CDS encoding DUF924 family protein yields MLALRPWAAEILYVWFHKLGPSDWWGGNEHVDSMLRRRFAREWAMLSVRPPGEFTGDAQMALAAVLLFDQVPRNIFRDDPRAYATDGLARMICNSAFDQGYDRALTGPQAQFLAMPLMHSEDIIDQRRALRVFAHVDGGSAFSHARSHHRMIAHFGRFPHRNEVLGRTSTEAEQRAIEAGFAW; encoded by the coding sequence GTGCTCGCATTGCGGCCATGGGCGGCCGAAATTCTGTATGTCTGGTTTCATAAATTAGGGCCTTCCGACTGGTGGGGCGGCAACGAACACGTTGATTCAATGCTTCGGCGCCGCTTCGCGCGTGAATGGGCAATGCTATCTGTCCGCCCGCCCGGCGAATTTACGGGCGATGCGCAAATGGCGCTCGCCGCCGTGCTGCTGTTCGACCAGGTGCCGCGCAACATCTTCCGCGATGATCCGCGCGCTTACGCTACGGACGGACTTGCCCGAATGATCTGCAATTCCGCATTCGACCAAGGCTACGACCGCGCACTCACCGGCCCGCAGGCGCAATTCCTCGCCATGCCGCTGATGCATAGCGAAGACATCATCGACCAGCGCCGCGCCTTGCGCGTCTTCGCCCACGTCGACGGTGGCAGCGCGTTCTCGCATGCGCGTTCGCACCATCGCATGATTGCGCACTTCGGGCGCTTTCCGCATCGCAACGAAGTGCTTGGCCGCACCAGTACCGAAGCAGAGCAACGCGCCATCGAGGCGGGTTTTGCGTGGTAG
- a CDS encoding endonuclease III domain-containing protein has translation MITERQVEEVYQRLAEAMPGRTRGAKGPKGQPSAYRSCISCMLSAQSLDRNTAKAAKALFALADTPEAMLSLDDAVIAAAIKPCGLYNMKTRNIRAFNMALLAEHGGVVPDTREGLLSLPGIGRKCADIVLSFTFGQDVIAVDTHVHRVCNRIGLTAAKTADKTAQQLEDRSPDWALRDGHFWLIQFGKRICRARAPKCDACPVSDLCEYYAASVQREEMDELG, from the coding sequence GTGATAACCGAGCGCCAGGTAGAGGAGGTCTATCAGCGGCTGGCCGAAGCCATGCCGGGGCGAACGCGCGGGGCGAAAGGGCCGAAGGGCCAGCCCAGCGCCTATCGCAGCTGCATATCCTGCATGCTCTCGGCCCAGTCGCTCGACCGAAACACGGCCAAGGCGGCCAAGGCGCTGTTTGCACTGGCCGATACACCCGAGGCGATGCTGTCGCTGGACGATGCGGTGATCGCCGCCGCGATCAAGCCGTGTGGGCTCTACAATATGAAGACGCGCAACATCCGCGCCTTCAACATGGCCTTGCTCGCAGAGCATGGCGGCGTGGTGCCGGATACGCGCGAAGGCTTGCTGTCGCTGCCCGGCATAGGGCGCAAATGCGCCGACATCGTGCTCAGCTTCACGTTCGGGCAGGATGTGATCGCGGTCGACACGCATGTCCACCGCGTATGCAATCGCATCGGGCTGACCGCAGCTAAAACCGCCGACAAGACCGCACAGCAATTGGAAGACCGCAGCCCCGACTGGGCCTTGCGCGACGGGCACTTCTGGCTCATCCAGTTCGGCAAGCGGATCTGCCGGGCGCGTGCACCCAAATGCGACGCCTGCCCGGTATCCGACCTGTGCGAATATTATGCTGCCAGCGTGCAGCGCGAGGAGATGGATGAGCTGGGATAA
- a CDS encoding alkene reductase, which translates to MTAPIMPSDQSLSSLFKPLQMGEITLANRMLMAPLTRSRSDAGSNTQTGLHALYYAQRAGAGLIVSEATQISQQGQGYAWTPGIFTDEQVESWKPVTDAVHNEGGRIFCQLWHVGAISHPVFQPDGGQPVSASAWTPEGEAFVGDLHEDGPKVPFEEARALRTDEIPGLIDDYRHAARCAAEAGFEGVEVHAANNYLIDQFIRSETNNRDDEYGGSLENRLRLLDEVVSAVCEELTPARVGVRLSPMGGPGGTSDANPAETYPAAAKLLSGRGLAYLHVIRPNSHTGGDADKTDDIVPPMREAFDGPFIANGNFEPDEAAKWIADDKCDAVTFGRLWLANPDFAERVAKGGPYNDDNPDTYYGGGAEGYTDYPTLQKVEDTLPA; encoded by the coding sequence ATGACAGCCCCCATCATGCCATCCGACCAGTCGCTCAGTTCGCTCTTCAAGCCGCTGCAAATGGGCGAGATAACGCTGGCCAACCGGATGCTGATGGCACCGCTCACCCGCAGCCGGTCCGATGCCGGGTCGAACACACAGACGGGGCTGCACGCGCTTTATTATGCGCAGCGCGCCGGGGCGGGCCTGATCGTGAGCGAAGCGACGCAGATCAGCCAGCAGGGCCAAGGTTATGCCTGGACGCCCGGCATCTTCACCGACGAACAGGTCGAAAGCTGGAAGCCGGTCACCGATGCCGTCCACAATGAAGGCGGGCGCATTTTCTGCCAGCTGTGGCATGTGGGCGCGATCTCGCACCCCGTGTTTCAGCCCGATGGCGGGCAGCCTGTATCGGCCAGTGCATGGACGCCCGAGGGCGAGGCCTTTGTCGGTGATTTGCACGAGGACGGACCGAAAGTGCCGTTCGAGGAAGCGCGCGCGCTTCGCACTGATGAGATTCCCGGACTCATTGACGATTACCGCCACGCCGCCCGCTGCGCTGCCGAAGCGGGTTTCGAAGGTGTGGAGGTGCACGCGGCCAACAATTACCTCATCGACCAGTTCATCCGCTCCGAAACGAATAATCGCGATGACGAATATGGCGGCAGCCTCGAAAACCGCCTGCGCCTGCTGGACGAAGTGGTGAGCGCGGTGTGCGAAGAGCTGACGCCCGCGCGCGTCGGTGTGCGGCTGTCGCCCATGGGCGGCCCGGGCGGCACGTCCGACGCCAACCCCGCCGAGACCTACCCCGCGGCGGCAAAGCTGCTGAGCGGGCGCGGGCTGGCCTATCTTCACGTCATCCGCCCCAATTCGCACACGGGCGGCGATGCCGACAAGACAGACGATATCGTACCGCCCATGCGCGAGGCATTCGACGGGCCGTTCATCGCCAATGGCAATTTCGAACCGGACGAAGCCGCAAAGTGGATCGCCGACGACAAATGCGACGCTGTGACGTTCGGTCGGCTGTGGCTCGCCAATCCGGACTTTGCCGAGCGCGTCGCCAAAGGCGGGCCCTATAATGATGACAATCCGGACACCTATTACGGCGGCGGGGCCGAAGGCTATACCGACTACCCGACCCTGCAAAAGGTCGAGGATACGCTGCCCGCGTGA